One window from the genome of Kaistella carnis encodes:
- a CDS encoding DNA repair ATPase: MNSLEGGTYEIIQSRLEAQKKDLIERLNSLNSARKEVFGSIETKLIANKRIVTENSCTPSDIVTIGNLSIFGYNVYFGLRTDIKIEDVFSIYKYENEEFKTQNLDLLDDETFLFDFLNLYKYYRDTEFRKFFISGNYLHMVFQLSDRTSDIKTFKWLIREDHLEYIDNRSDHEYKFPKQHDFLWQEATRDMQKYGKYPHISILDKVFVETIGGTLTIKIEDNTESGKGILDEDVDFPDQTLDDGDYKFADLGNLIALQIKPFQEEPRFFVYNHKLQEVQKIDSIKDAAILLPDNHGLIFSNGYYLQTGEYKIFENTLEGLKFQERIASPNGEDFMYVFYEETSGQYVLISYNLISHEVKTPIICNGFTILNEGELCYFKSENEQTKNHVVQIWQTPFVKGDLIPSVHKDSFIYKIGNKDIVKAMADSNSIITLLNKNDNYDGLYNDLAKLSQNILDGYYWIDSKDTFELNQPLLEIKNTANAAIDEFEKVVQLRLHAQEIITKTQEKANKLFSTIKSSPLDNIDVFVSNLAQLRSLRGEVISLKEVRYVDESFIENLEKEIVEQTERISQYCVTFLLDEKALEPYHLRVQEKQAEIEAISKVAEGKKLEEEVNQITTDLEMLIDIVSNLKIDDTSHATQIINNISLIFATLNKVKAEIKNKIGTLGGEEAKADFAAQMKLIDQSIVNAIDRANTPDKIAESLNKMSVQLEDLEARFADYEEFSELIIEKREEIYTAFETKKNSLVEARNKKAISVENSSKRILKSVASKAMTFNSTEEINGYFASDLMISKLRELIKQLTDLDDVGKAESIETELKSAKEDALRKLKDKQELYEDGENIIKLGKHKFAVNKQNLDLTIVFKDGQLNYHLTGTDFYQPLKSDILNSGKKYWNQDLVSENSQIYRASFLAYKIFKNYPVEELTSMTPEKLQAVVADETSKNYSEGYIKGVHDADTLLILKTLLEKHNALGMLRFDSKTRAFAQFFWQNLETEKRETLNQKMKSAGEVLETFPKSSQFDYILDDLEKEFKIFSENVEVVKNAQIEPELVATYLFQELMKDNSFVISLKAKQLVEDFQKVLAAKNTDLKFKQGIEKATDFEAKIQLAFQWVSSYIKDSKTENDLEYVYEVIALLLFPHESSEKIISVDADADITGLAGSHSTILDGTFHFNYHRFVNLLKEYFEIDVPEFEQFRNERHQLTLQLKENLRLHEFEPKVLTSFVRNKLIDQVYLPLPVVHLAQINF, translated from the coding sequence ATGAATTCATTGGAAGGCGGCACTTACGAAATTATACAGAGTCGATTAGAGGCTCAAAAAAAGGATTTGATCGAACGGTTAAATTCACTCAACAGTGCACGTAAAGAAGTTTTCGGAAGTATCGAGACTAAGTTGATCGCTAACAAACGAATTGTCACTGAGAACAGCTGTACGCCGAGTGATATTGTAACGATTGGAAATCTGTCTATTTTTGGATACAACGTCTATTTTGGTTTGAGAACCGATATTAAAATCGAAGATGTTTTCAGTATTTACAAATATGAAAATGAAGAATTTAAGACTCAAAACCTTGACTTACTAGACGATGAAACGTTTCTTTTTGATTTTTTAAATTTATACAAATACTACCGCGATACCGAATTTAGAAAGTTCTTTATCTCCGGGAATTATCTGCACATGGTCTTTCAACTGAGTGATCGCACCTCAGATATTAAAACCTTTAAATGGCTGATTCGGGAAGATCACTTGGAATATATTGACAACCGAAGCGACCACGAATATAAATTCCCAAAACAGCATGATTTCCTTTGGCAGGAAGCGACCAGAGACATGCAGAAATATGGAAAATATCCGCATATTTCAATTCTTGATAAAGTTTTTGTAGAAACCATCGGTGGAACTTTAACCATTAAAATTGAAGATAATACGGAATCCGGAAAAGGTATTCTGGATGAAGATGTTGATTTTCCTGATCAAACTTTAGATGACGGCGATTATAAATTTGCGGACCTCGGAAACCTGATCGCTTTACAAATCAAACCTTTTCAGGAAGAACCGCGCTTCTTTGTTTATAACCATAAATTACAGGAAGTTCAGAAGATCGACAGCATTAAAGATGCCGCAATTCTCCTTCCCGACAATCATGGTTTAATTTTTTCCAACGGATATTATCTCCAAACGGGAGAATATAAAATATTTGAAAATACGCTGGAAGGCTTGAAATTTCAGGAGCGTATTGCTTCGCCAAATGGGGAAGATTTTATGTATGTTTTCTATGAGGAAACATCTGGTCAATATGTGCTGATTTCTTATAATCTGATCTCCCATGAAGTTAAAACTCCGATCATCTGCAATGGATTTACAATTCTAAATGAGGGTGAATTATGCTATTTTAAATCAGAAAATGAGCAGACTAAAAATCATGTCGTTCAGATCTGGCAAACTCCTTTTGTTAAAGGAGATCTGATTCCATCCGTTCACAAAGACAGTTTCATTTATAAAATTGGCAATAAAGACATTGTAAAAGCGATGGCTGACTCCAATTCGATCATCACACTTCTTAATAAAAATGACAATTACGATGGACTTTACAATGATTTAGCTAAACTGTCCCAGAATATTTTAGATGGCTATTACTGGATCGATTCCAAAGATACTTTCGAATTGAATCAGCCTCTTTTAGAAATTAAAAACACGGCAAATGCTGCGATTGACGAATTTGAAAAAGTAGTTCAACTTCGCTTACATGCGCAGGAAATTATTACTAAAACTCAGGAAAAAGCCAATAAACTTTTCAGTACCATAAAATCCTCGCCGCTCGATAATATTGATGTTTTCGTTAGCAATCTTGCACAGCTGCGTTCTTTACGTGGAGAAGTGATCAGCTTGAAAGAGGTTCGTTATGTTGACGAATCTTTCATTGAAAATCTGGAAAAAGAGATTGTTGAACAAACAGAACGCATCTCTCAATATTGCGTCACCTTTTTATTAGACGAAAAAGCGCTGGAACCTTATCACCTCAGAGTTCAGGAAAAACAGGCGGAAATTGAAGCGATCTCCAAAGTTGCAGAAGGTAAAAAACTGGAAGAGGAAGTCAATCAAATCACGACCGACCTGGAAATGCTGATCGACATCGTTTCCAATTTAAAGATCGACGACACTTCGCACGCAACCCAGATCATCAACAATATTTCTTTAATTTTTGCAACTTTAAATAAGGTAAAAGCAGAGATTAAAAATAAGATCGGTACTTTGGGCGGTGAGGAAGCCAAGGCAGATTTTGCCGCACAGATGAAACTGATCGACCAAAGTATCGTAAATGCCATCGACCGAGCAAATACGCCGGATAAAATTGCAGAATCTCTGAATAAAATGTCGGTTCAGTTAGAAGATCTGGAAGCACGGTTTGCCGATTACGAGGAATTCTCCGAATTGATCATTGAAAAGCGCGAAGAAATTTACACCGCTTTTGAAACCAAGAAAAACAGTTTGGTAGAAGCGAGAAATAAAAAAGCCATCTCCGTAGAAAATTCGTCTAAAAGAATCTTAAAAAGTGTCGCGAGTAAAGCCATGACCTTTAATTCTACAGAAGAAATCAATGGTTATTTTGCCTCAGATTTAATGATTTCTAAACTTCGTGAGCTTATAAAACAGTTAACTGATCTTGACGATGTTGGAAAAGCAGAATCCATCGAAACGGAATTAAAATCTGCGAAAGAAGATGCTCTCCGAAAGCTGAAAGATAAGCAGGAATTATACGAAGACGGCGAAAACATCATCAAACTCGGGAAGCATAAATTTGCGGTTAACAAACAGAATTTAGACTTGACAATTGTTTTTAAAGACGGCCAATTAAATTATCATTTGACGGGCACCGATTTTTATCAGCCTTTAAAAAGTGATATTCTAAATTCAGGTAAAAAATACTGGAATCAGGATCTTGTTTCAGAAAACAGTCAAATTTACAGAGCTTCGTTTTTAGCTTATAAAATATTTAAAAATTATCCTGTCGAAGAACTGACTTCGATGACCCCGGAAAAACTTCAGGCAGTCGTAGCCGATGAAACCTCCAAAAATTATTCGGAAGGTTATATAAAAGGCGTTCATGATGCGGATACTTTATTAATTTTAAAAACACTTTTAGAAAAACACAATGCATTAGGAATGCTTCGTTTTGATTCGAAAACGCGTGCCTTTGCACAATTCTTCTGGCAAAATTTAGAAACTGAAAAGCGGGAAACTTTAAATCAAAAAATGAAATCTGCAGGCGAAGTTTTAGAAACATTTCCAAAAAGCAGTCAGTTTGATTATATTTTAGATGATTTGGAAAAAGAATTTAAAATTTTTTCTGAAAATGTTGAAGTGGTAAAAAATGCGCAGATCGAGCCGGAATTGGTTGCCACTTATCTGTTTCAAGAGTTAATGAAAGATAATTCATTTGTGATCAGTCTCAAAGCAAAACAACTCGTTGAAGATTTTCAAAAAGTGCTTGCCGCGAAAAATACAGACCTCAAATTTAAACAGGGAATAGAAAAAGCCACCGATTTTGAGGCGAAAATTCAACTCGCATTTCAATGGGTTTCCTCTTACATTAAAGACTCAAAAACGGAAAACGATCTTGAATATGTATATGAGGTAATTGCGCTCTTACTGTTTCCACACGAAAGCAGTGAGAAAATAATTTCGGTAGATGCCGACGCGGATATTACTGGATTAGCGGGTTCACATTCAACCATTTTGGACGGAACTTTCCATTTCAATTACCACCGTTTTGTCAATTTGCTGAAAGAGTATTTCGAAATTGATGTGCCGGAATTTGAGCAGTTCAGAAATGAAAGACATCAACTTACGCTTCAGTTAAAAGAAAATTTGAGGCTGCATGAATTTGAGCCAAAAGTCCTGACTTCCTTTGTTCGAAACAAATTAATTGATCAGGTTTATTTACCCTTACCTGTTGTGCATTTAGCACAAATTAACTTTTAG
- a CDS encoding type III secretion system chaperone family protein: MKDYYSLIKGFLQNLQLEIKQENQKEGIFIVSNESEGIMNLIICVAPPIVIFEQFIFEIKEPGNHVYKSLLQKNRDIIHGAFVLDDSGRKVIFRDSLQVENLNQNEFEATINSLSVLLSEYSEQIINFSKNN, translated from the coding sequence ATGAAAGACTACTATTCATTAATTAAAGGTTTCCTCCAAAATCTACAACTGGAAATAAAACAGGAGAATCAAAAGGAAGGAATATTTATCGTGAGCAACGAATCGGAAGGAATCATGAATCTCATCATTTGCGTGGCGCCACCCATTGTAATTTTTGAACAGTTTATCTTCGAAATTAAAGAGCCGGGAAATCACGTTTACAAATCACTTCTACAGAAAAATCGGGATATCATTCATGGCGCATTTGTATTGGATGATTCCGGTCGAAAGGTTATTTTTCGGGATTCTTTACAGGTGGAGAATCTGAATCAGAATGAATTTGAAGCCACCATTAATTCTCTAAGTGTTTTACTCAGCGAATATTCAGAACAAATTATTAATTTTTCAAAAAACAATTAA
- a CDS encoding bifunctional metallophosphatase/5'-nucleotidase, with product MKVQFSFYTLISLLLLSSCKTLTTSAPPVVDDGKITVTFVQINDVYEIAPLQGGKVGGVARVATLKKQELAKNPNTFLVMAGDFLSPSVYNSLKYEGKSIRGKQMVESLNSAGLDWAVFGNHEFDIKESELQDRMNESTFKWIASNTFHKTKSGVAPFEKVTSSGKESIPETYIMNVQDEDGTQAKIGFMGLTLPFNKTDYVAYTDELNAAEKLYSELKESCDAVVAITHLAVEQDSILARRVPGLALIMGGHEHDMQFKKIGKIYITKAHANAKSAYVNHLTIDVKNKTTSVIPELRMIDTAIPEDPATALVVKKWMDIGEQNYEALGFNAKRIIRDRGEPLDGREEMIRSGKTNLTRIAVSAMEKAVPTADVVLLNSGSIRVDDILQMPITEYDIIRTLPYGGSILEVDMRGSLLIKVLEAGRNNVGSGGFLQYSADVNYDTTRKTWTLKERSIDPAKSYHVALADFLMTGGEANMAFLNKDNPDIIKIYPTITAVSDPRSDSRLAIIKYMAELGK from the coding sequence ATGAAAGTGCAATTTTCTTTTTATACCCTAATTTCTTTACTCCTTTTATCATCCTGTAAAACCCTGACAACTTCTGCTCCTCCTGTTGTTGATGACGGAAAAATTACGGTCACTTTTGTCCAAATCAATGATGTTTATGAGATTGCTCCCTTGCAAGGCGGCAAGGTGGGTGGAGTAGCACGGGTCGCAACTTTGAAAAAGCAGGAACTTGCTAAAAATCCGAATACTTTCCTGGTGATGGCAGGGGATTTCTTAAGTCCATCTGTTTATAACAGTTTGAAATATGAAGGAAAGAGTATCCGCGGAAAACAAATGGTTGAATCCCTTAATTCTGCCGGTTTAGATTGGGCGGTCTTCGGAAATCATGAGTTTGATATTAAAGAAAGTGAATTGCAGGACCGAATGAATGAATCCACTTTTAAATGGATCGCCTCCAATACTTTTCACAAAACGAAATCGGGTGTCGCTCCCTTTGAAAAAGTCACTTCTTCGGGGAAGGAATCTATTCCGGAAACTTATATTATGAATGTTCAGGATGAGGATGGAACCCAAGCAAAAATTGGATTTATGGGCTTAACGCTGCCCTTTAATAAAACAGATTACGTTGCATACACAGATGAATTGAATGCCGCTGAAAAATTATACAGTGAACTGAAAGAATCCTGCGATGCGGTAGTTGCGATTACGCATTTGGCTGTAGAGCAAGATAGTATTTTAGCACGTCGAGTTCCTGGTTTAGCGCTGATCATGGGCGGACATGAACATGATATGCAGTTCAAAAAAATAGGAAAAATATACATTACAAAAGCGCACGCCAATGCGAAGTCGGCGTATGTAAATCACCTCACGATCGATGTGAAAAATAAAACCACTTCTGTCATTCCTGAATTGCGAATGATTGATACTGCGATTCCGGAAGATCCCGCTACAGCACTGGTCGTTAAAAAATGGATGGACATTGGAGAGCAAAATTATGAAGCGCTCGGCTTTAATGCGAAACGGATCATTCGAGATAGAGGTGAACCTTTGGATGGGCGGGAGGAAATGATTCGCAGCGGTAAAACCAATTTAACCCGCATTGCAGTATCGGCCATGGAAAAAGCGGTACCAACTGCAGATGTCGTACTTCTGAATTCCGGTTCTATCCGCGTGGATGATATTCTTCAAATGCCGATCACTGAGTATGATATCATTCGAACATTACCGTACGGTGGCTCCATTTTGGAAGTTGATATGCGGGGAAGCCTTTTAATTAAAGTTTTGGAAGCGGGTCGTAACAATGTAGGGTCCGGCGGTTTTCTACAATATTCAGCAGATGTTAATTATGATACAACAAGAAAAACCTGGACGTTGAAAGAGAGGTCTATTGATCCTGCAAAATCTTATCACGTTGCGCTTGCAGATTTTTTAATGACAGGAGGTGAAGCAAATATGGCCTTTTTAAATAAGGATAACCCTGATATCATTAAAATTTATCCGACCATTACCGCAGTCTCAGATCCGCGGTCCGATTCACGTCTGGCGATCATTAAATATATGGCTGAACTGGGCAAGTAA
- a CDS encoding flotillin family protein has product MIATIVVIIGLLVWIVSMYKKIIQGKVIVRTGAGGTKVFYNAGLVVPVLHKMEIMDISVKKLDVERTGANGLICKDNIRADIKVTFFIKINKSTADIINVAQTIGCERASDMEVLRTLFDAKFSEALKTVGKKFDFIELYEARSEFRTEIISIIGTDLNGYILDDCAIDDLEQTPLSYLKADNILDSEGIKKITELTAAQNIKANLIRRDEEKTIRKQDVEAKEAILALDKQLAEKDEQQKREIANIKSRELAETLKVAEEERLKSETARINTSEKVAVAEENKDRLVIVALKNKERTEAVETERVEKDRALEQTERERIVTLAQIEKDKAVEIERKNIQDVIRERVMLEKGVVQEQENMKDIEAFKTADREKKVAITLAEKSSEELFIKRIRAAEAEKEAAVQKAAEINIDAEAHMVASEKEAQARKILAEAKAKEDATFGLSEAQVMHAKADANERQGIVDAIVVEKMAMAEAAGMTAKATSARDLGFAEAEVIREKAMAEAKGIEEKANAMKKLDGVGKEHEEFKLRLNKELQVDLAQINIQKDIADAQANVIGEALKAAKIDIVGGETMFFDQIVGQITKAKGFDRLVNHSEHITEIKESILGDGNMDGGNLLEKIKGFADKYGISSEDIKNLTVAGLLIELQKRSKDESEQGLFSNLMSMAKNLGLTDKKLG; this is encoded by the coding sequence ATGATCGCAACTATAGTGGTCATTATCGGACTTCTTGTTTGGATCGTCTCGATGTACAAAAAAATCATTCAGGGAAAAGTGATCGTGAGAACCGGAGCCGGCGGCACCAAAGTTTTCTACAACGCGGGTCTCGTAGTACCGGTTTTACACAAAATGGAAATCATGGATATTTCCGTGAAGAAACTGGATGTAGAACGCACAGGTGCCAACGGCTTGATTTGTAAAGACAACATCAGAGCGGATATTAAGGTTACTTTTTTTATTAAAATAAATAAATCCACAGCAGATATTATTAATGTAGCACAAACCATTGGTTGCGAAAGAGCTTCAGACATGGAAGTGCTGCGTACCTTATTCGATGCTAAATTTTCTGAAGCCCTTAAAACCGTTGGTAAAAAGTTTGACTTCATCGAACTCTACGAAGCAAGAAGTGAATTCCGTACAGAGATTATTTCCATCATCGGTACTGATCTGAACGGGTATATTCTGGATGATTGTGCGATTGATGATTTGGAACAGACACCGTTATCATACTTAAAAGCAGATAATATACTTGATTCTGAAGGGATTAAAAAAATCACAGAATTAACGGCAGCTCAAAATATTAAAGCAAATTTAATTAGACGGGACGAGGAAAAAACAATTCGCAAACAGGATGTGGAAGCCAAAGAAGCAATTTTAGCCCTGGACAAACAATTGGCAGAGAAAGATGAGCAACAGAAAAGAGAAATTGCAAACATCAAATCCAGAGAACTGGCGGAAACCTTAAAAGTTGCAGAAGAGGAAAGATTAAAATCTGAAACTGCGCGAATTAATACCTCAGAAAAAGTTGCGGTCGCAGAGGAAAACAAAGATCGTTTGGTAATCGTTGCCTTAAAAAACAAAGAAAGAACCGAAGCCGTAGAAACAGAAAGAGTGGAAAAAGACCGCGCTTTGGAACAAACCGAACGCGAAAGAATTGTGACCCTGGCACAAATTGAGAAAGACAAAGCCGTAGAGATTGAACGTAAAAACATTCAGGATGTCATTCGTGAAAGAGTGATGCTGGAAAAAGGTGTGGTTCAGGAGCAGGAAAACATGAAAGATATTGAAGCTTTCAAAACAGCCGACAGAGAGAAAAAAGTTGCCATTACTTTAGCAGAGAAGTCCAGTGAAGAATTATTTATCAAACGCATAAGAGCGGCAGAAGCTGAAAAAGAAGCAGCGGTACAAAAAGCAGCAGAAATCAACATCGATGCAGAAGCGCATATGGTGGCGAGTGAAAAAGAAGCGCAGGCCCGTAAGATTTTAGCAGAAGCAAAAGCAAAAGAAGATGCAACCTTTGGACTTTCTGAGGCACAGGTCATGCATGCAAAAGCCGATGCCAACGAACGTCAGGGAATCGTAGATGCGATAGTGGTTGAAAAAATGGCTATGGCTGAAGCGGCCGGAATGACGGCGAAAGCAACTTCCGCAAGAGATCTTGGATTTGCAGAAGCAGAGGTCATCCGCGAGAAAGCAATGGCAGAAGCAAAAGGCATCGAAGAGAAAGCAAATGCAATGAAAAAACTGGATGGCGTTGGAAAAGAACACGAAGAATTCAAATTGCGTCTTAATAAAGAACTCCAAGTGGATCTGGCACAAATTAATATCCAAAAAGATATCGCAGACGCTCAGGCGAACGTTATTGGGGAAGCGTTGAAAGCTGCGAAAATTGATATCGTTGGTGGTGAGACTATGTTCTTCGATCAGATCGTCGGACAAATTACGAAAGCTAAAGGCTTTGACCGTTTGGTAAACCATTCTGAACATATTACAGAAATTAAGGAATCCATTCTCGGAGACGGAAATATGGATGGTGGAAATCTTTTAGAAAAAATAAAAGGTTTCGCAGACAAATATGGAATTTCTTCAGAAGATATTAAAAACCTAACCGTTGCCGGTCTGCTTATCGAATTGCAAAAAAGAAGCAAAGATGAAAGCGAGCAAGGCTTATTCTCCAACTTAATGTCGATGGCTAAAAATCTTGGTCTGACTGACAAAAAATTAGGCTAA
- a CDS encoding OB-fold-containig protein: MKELLELSFSPVNAFFSIMSIIMVLYWIMVIIAGLDPDLFSIDFDSADMETNFDHHGKDLPDRAETSEASGFMKVLQFFNFDELPLMFVLTIMFVSMWFVSINVTYYLGIESTLVGFLLLIPNFILSLFIVKIFSKPLAYLYRQVNHKGEPEIDFLGRRCVVFSTLNDLKTGQVQLNVNGDPIRLSARSNTSEELLAGQPAVIVAESKDKKYYLVEKFDY; this comes from the coding sequence ATGAAAGAACTTTTAGAACTTTCCTTTTCTCCTGTGAATGCATTTTTCAGCATCATGTCAATCATCATGGTTTTGTATTGGATAATGGTGATTATTGCAGGTCTGGATCCCGATTTATTCAGCATCGATTTTGATTCCGCAGATATGGAAACCAATTTCGATCATCATGGCAAAGACTTGCCCGACCGAGCAGAAACTTCTGAAGCCAGTGGTTTTATGAAAGTCCTTCAGTTCTTTAATTTTGATGAATTACCGCTGATGTTTGTTCTGACAATCATGTTTGTAAGCATGTGGTTTGTTAGCATCAACGTTACGTACTATCTTGGAATTGAAAGCACTTTGGTGGGTTTTCTTCTATTAATTCCTAACTTTATTTTGAGTCTTTTCATTGTTAAAATTTTCAGCAAACCCCTCGCCTATCTTTACCGTCAGGTCAATCACAAAGGCGAGCCCGAAATTGATTTTCTGGGAAGAAGGTGTGTTGTTTTCTCTACGCTTAATGATTTGAAAACGGGCCAGGTTCAACTCAACGTCAATGGCGACCCCATCCGACTCTCCGCCCGAAGCAACACGAGTGAAGAATTACTCGCAGGTCAACCGGCTGTGATTGTTGCCGAAAGCAAAGACAAAAAATATTATCTTGTAGAAAAATTTGACTACTGA
- a CDS encoding helix-turn-helix transcriptional regulator, translating into MLLLFGKNLKKIRSVHGLSQQQFADIFDLKRGTLGAYEENRSNPKLETVIRIANHFSIGVEDLLISELTVNKLLKFNERLAVESDFFKDFEFEGIPCVLPKNKSEFIKNYSVGFDLAQLSELKLPYVEVENRLAFAVDDLAMTRGLVEFFPKDIVVGLKIIVEDIEENNLVVALTKDELLLRRFSKDHQHFILKADHHGVEDVKLLPEDLICIWKIEHVFNYSLRSKEILLENRLAVIEETIASLKIQK; encoded by the coding sequence ATGTTATTACTATTTGGGAAAAATTTGAAAAAGATTCGAAGTGTTCATGGTTTAAGTCAGCAGCAATTTGCAGATATATTTGATTTAAAGCGCGGTACATTAGGTGCTTACGAAGAAAACAGAAGTAATCCCAAGCTGGAAACAGTAATCAGGATTGCTAATCATTTTAGTATTGGAGTGGAGGATTTACTCATTTCTGAATTAACGGTCAATAAATTGTTAAAGTTTAATGAGCGTTTGGCAGTGGAAAGTGATTTTTTTAAAGATTTTGAATTTGAAGGAATTCCCTGTGTTCTGCCAAAAAATAAGTCGGAATTTATTAAAAATTATTCTGTAGGATTTGATCTGGCTCAGCTGTCAGAGCTTAAACTGCCTTATGTAGAAGTTGAAAATCGTCTTGCCTTTGCTGTAGATGATTTAGCGATGACCAGGGGACTTGTTGAATTTTTTCCGAAAGATATTGTTGTAGGGTTAAAAATTATTGTTGAGGATATTGAGGAAAATAATTTAGTTGTAGCCTTAACTAAAGATGAATTGCTGTTGCGGAGGTTTAGTAAAGATCACCAGCATTTTATTTTAAAAGCTGATCATCACGGTGTGGAAGATGTAAAACTCTTGCCTGAGGATTTAATTTGCATCTGGAAAATTGAACACGTTTTTAATTACAGTCTTCGTTCCAAAGAAATTCTTTTAGAAAATCGTCTGGCGGTCATTGAAGAAACGATCGCTTCTTTAAAGATCCAAAAATAA
- a CDS encoding IS982 family transposase: MNNLIQNYEIILKELTATCKHIKSNKQIRLPKMSDLELVALNITAEYMSINSELQLFRCISGTDLDGKIERSVYNKRRRRLFPYIEKIRETLSGKFSDFSDVFIVDSTPIEICKFSRANRSAICSTDDIKPSFGYCAAQKSRYFGYKLHAVCDKNGIFHSFDFTPANVHDVNYLKDIKENFKNCLLIGDRGYISKKFQVDLFNYSKINLSVPMRKNQHGFVEFSRTKSNIRKRIETNISQLCGQFTINVNFAKTFQGLATRIVSKITSFTMIQYLNFFVFKRSLNKLKVNLC, encoded by the coding sequence ATGAACAATCTCATTCAAAACTACGAAATTATTTTAAAAGAATTGACAGCAACCTGTAAACATATTAAGTCAAATAAGCAGATCAGACTCCCGAAAATGTCTGACTTGGAACTTGTGGCACTTAATATTACCGCTGAATACATGTCCATTAACTCTGAATTACAGTTGTTTAGATGTATTTCGGGAACCGATTTGGATGGGAAGATCGAGAGGAGCGTCTACAATAAAAGAAGGAGGAGGCTTTTTCCATATATTGAAAAAATAAGGGAGACCTTAAGCGGTAAATTTTCTGATTTCAGCGATGTCTTCATTGTTGATTCAACACCGATTGAAATATGTAAATTCAGTCGTGCAAACCGTTCGGCAATTTGTTCCACAGATGATATCAAACCTTCGTTTGGATATTGTGCCGCGCAGAAGTCAAGGTATTTTGGCTATAAACTTCATGCGGTTTGTGACAAGAATGGAATCTTTCACTCTTTTGATTTCACCCCTGCAAATGTTCATGATGTAAATTACCTCAAGGATATTAAGGAAAACTTTAAAAACTGTTTATTGATCGGGGACAGAGGATATATCAGTAAAAAATTTCAAGTAGATTTATTCAACTATTCCAAGATAAATCTTTCGGTCCCGATGAGGAAAAACCAGCATGGTTTTGTAGAGTTTTCAAGGACAAAATCAAACATAAGGAAACGGATTGAAACCAATATATCGCAACTATGCGGCCAGTTTACAATAAACGTGAACTTTGCAAAAACCTTTCAAGGTTTGGCGACAAGGATAGTGTCGAAAATAACTTCTTTTACGATGATTCAATACCTCAATTTTTTCGTCTTCAAAAGAAGTTTGAATAAACTAAAAGTTAATTTGTGCTAA
- a CDS encoding PspA/IM30 family protein, with protein MQFLKRLLKIGTAEVHSAIDGIEDPITMTEQGIRDMRQDLDKSLEALAQVKAMSIRAKNEVQEYAAKGEDYNEKAMLILKKAQSGDLDSSEADRLATEALIKKEEAAAGQKRALADKEKFDLNVSQMESNVQNIKQNISKWENELKILKSRVKVADATKTLNKQMAQIDSNGTVALLERMKEKVAQEEALSEAYGDIAHNAKSIDEEIDKAIDVSKTKAKSELEKLKEELGITHSKE; from the coding sequence ATGCAATTTTTAAAGCGATTATTAAAAATAGGAACCGCGGAAGTACATTCTGCAATCGACGGAATTGAAGATCCAATCACCATGACCGAGCAAGGAATCCGTGATATGAGACAGGATCTGGACAAAAGCCTGGAAGCTTTAGCACAGGTAAAAGCCATGAGTATCCGGGCCAAAAATGAAGTACAGGAATACGCGGCAAAAGGCGAAGATTATAACGAAAAAGCCATGCTGATTTTGAAAAAAGCCCAGTCCGGTGATCTAGATTCTTCAGAAGCAGACCGTTTGGCGACAGAAGCTTTAATTAAAAAAGAAGAAGCCGCAGCGGGTCAGAAAAGAGCATTGGCAGATAAAGAGAAATTTGATTTAAATGTATCTCAAATGGAAAGCAACGTGCAGAACATCAAGCAAAATATTTCCAAATGGGAAAATGAGCTTAAGATTTTGAAATCCAGAGTAAAGGTTGCTGATGCCACAAAAACTTTAAATAAACAAATGGCCCAGATCGACAGCAACGGAACAGTAGCACTCCTGGAAAGAATGAAGGAAAAAGTTGCACAGGAAGAGGCATTATCTGAAGCATACGGAGATATTGCACACAATGCAAAATCAATAGATGAAGAGATCGATAAAGCCATTGATGTTTCTAAAACAAAAGCCAAAAGCGAGCTCGAGAAATTAAAAGAAGAATTGGGAATTACCCATTCCAAAGAATAA